A single genomic interval of Coccidioides posadasii str. Silveira chromosome 1, complete sequence harbors:
- a CDS encoding uncharacterized protein (SECRETED:SignalP(1-18)~EggNog:ENOG410PR63~COG:S~BUSCO:14900at33183), producing the protein MHLKTLLLAAFAATTALAGSAGNAIVENHCPFTVFLWSVGGSIGPKHVLKQGGVYSEKIHRDPQSGGIAIKITRVDDGIFNNSPQTNFAYSLTDTRVFYDLSDVFGDPFSGSKVLLDPSDPNCADICWPNGIPPSGSQVRDCNAGTDLKLTLCA; encoded by the coding sequence ATGCATCTCAAAACGCTCCTTCTCGCTGCCTTCGCGGCCACAACTGCCCTTGCAGGCTCTGCCGGCAACGCTATTGTTGAAAACCATTGCCCATTCACAGTCTTTCTTTGGTCTGTTGGTGGCTCTATCGGTCCCaagcatgttctgaagcaAGGTGGCGTCTACAGCGAAAAAATTCACCGCGATCCCCAGAGCGGCGGTATTGCCATCAAGATTACCCGTGTTGACGATGGAATTTTCAACAACTCCCCACAGACCAACTTTGCATACAGCTTAACCGACACGAGGGTCTTTTACGATCTGTCCGACGTCTTTGGCGATCCGTTCTCCGGCAGCAAAGTCCTCCTTGACCCAAGCGATCCCAATTGCGCGGACATCTGTTGGCCAAATGGCATTCCGCCTTCGGGAAGCCAGGTCCGCGACTGCAATGCGGGCACCGATCTGAAACTCACACTTTGTGCCTGA